From Mauremys reevesii isolate NIE-2019 linkage group 10, ASM1616193v1, whole genome shotgun sequence, the proteins below share one genomic window:
- the WDR93 gene encoding WD repeat-containing protein 93 isoform X3 → MPVYIRKHPLEIPPPSEKDWIKKDEEENFFLQDPDQIFDSLPQPFRMINKLVTLVFEQAWEIIEKREALREAQIQKVKPTLYLPTAEFQVMGRANCLAASGQHVFVGLSSGLAVFNTPSCKRICAWESTKLEICAIRASNLGNETHLLVTVDDMGLARLFYFYRDSLLLIKVLNEVEEISKRNTCVEAELSQGGDYAGILLQGSTEAWLEIYRLPKESWLKETDHSQAAAAVSSFRERRLSQASTKSLDLPGEGSAETESPMSANRVETKLSLPVLLLKVRSPKPLTGSTFKSPLEALMKIDDGSVIGLGQNHMIKDYQWEQQDAIFRSTFEKHLERESEPDSKEEKPSHAVFHFLLPSRILQIGPEIKAQPDVPTGISVHWNGSHNLCLYLLTRPSKEKTGQGGSWMVRISRWTVSQVRPLQQAAPELHLLYSDQEG, encoded by the exons ATGCCAGTATATATCCGGAAACATCCCCTGGAGATCcctccaccttctgaaaaggACTGGATTAAGAAGGATGAGGAAGAAAATTTCTTCCTGCAGGATCCCGATCAAATCTTTGATTCGTTGCCTCAGCCCTTCCGGATGATCAATAAACTGGTGACTCTAGTATTCGAGCAGGCCTGGGAAATCATTGAGAAGAGGGAGGCACTCAGAGAGGCACAGATACAGAAGGTCAAGCCCACGTTGTACCTGCCCACAGCTGAATTCCAG GTGATGGGAAGAGCCAACTGCCTTGCAGCCTCCGGACAGCATGTCTTTGTTGGGCTTTCCTCAGGGCTTGCGGTTTTCAACACGCCCAGCTGTAAACGGATCTGTGCTTGGGAGTCAACCAAGCTAGAGATTTGTGCCATCCGTGCCTCCAACCTTGGCAATGAGACCCACCTTCTCGTTACTGTGGATGACATGG GACTTGCCCgactcttttatttttacagggaCAGCCTGCTGCTCATCAAAGTCCTAAACGAAGTG GAAGAGATCAGCAAGAGAAACACCTGTGTGGAGGCGGAGCTCTCCCAGGGGGGCGATTATGCAGGCATCCTGCTGCAAG GCAGCACAGAAGCTTGGCTGGAGATCTACCGATTGCCTAAGGAGTCCTGGCTGAAGGAGACAGACCATTCCCAGGCAGCTGCAGCAGTGTCATCTTTCAGGGAGAGGCGGCTCAGCCAGGCGTCTACg AAAAGTCTGGACCTGCCGGGAGAGGGCTCTGCAGAAACG GAATCACCCATGTCTGCCAACAGAGTTGAAACTAAGCTGAGTctcccagtgctgctgctgaAGGTCAGGTCGCCCAAACCTCTGACAG GAAGCACTTTTAAAAGCCCTTTAGAGGCCCTGATGAAGATTGATGATGGCAGTGTGATCGGCTTGGGGCAGAATCACATGATCAAAGACTACCAATGGGAACAGCAGGATGCAATCTTTCGCAGCACCTTCGAAAAGCATCTGGAGAGAGAAAGTGAGCCTGACAGCAAGGAGGAGAAACCCAG CCACGCTGTGTTTCATTTTCTCCTACCCAGCCGGATACTGCAGATTGGACCCGAAATCAAAGCACAGCCAG ACGTGCCCACTGGCATCAGTGTGCATTGGAATGGAAGCCACAATCTCTGCCTGTATTTACTCACCCGGCCATCAAAGGAGAAAACGG